The genomic stretch CACCACCCGCGATGCGGTTGACACCGAGTTTGTTTACGATGATCAGGACTATGTGCTGATCGACACTGCGGGGATGAGAAAGCGCGGCAAGGTGTATGAAAACACCGAGCGCTATTCGGTGATGCGCGCGATGTCTGCGATCGAGCGAAGCGATGTCTGCTGTCTGGTCATCAACGCCGAAGAGGGCATCATCGAGCAGGACAAGAAGATCGTAGGCTATGCGCTGGAAGCAGGGCGTGCGATCATCATCCTCGTCAATAAATGGGACGTGCTGGAGAAGAACGACAAGACTGCGATCGAGTTTGAAAAGCAGATTCGCAAAGAGTTTCCGTTCATGCCGTGGGCGCCGGTCCTGTTCGTTTCGGCAAAAACCAAGCAGCGCGTACATAAGATTTTAGGTATGGTCAAAACGGCTTCGGAGCACCATTCGATGCGGATTCCGACTTCGACGGTCAATTCGATCATCGAAGACGCCGTGACGATGATCGCACCACCGACAGACAAAGGCCGCAAGTGCCGCGTTTACTACACGACACAGGTGGCGGTGCGTCCGCCTTCGTTTGCTGTCTTCGTCAACGATCCAGAGTTGATGCACTTCTCGTATCAACGCTATTTGGAGAACAAACTGCGCGACTCTTTTGGATTTGAAGGAACGCCGATCAAACTGTTTATCCGAAAACGCAAGCAGGATGAAAAGAACTAAGCGCAACAACAAGAGGGGAACGGGGGAGAGAATGTGGCAGTCTTATTTGTCATGTTGATCGCCTATCTGCTCGGGTCGATTTCCACCTCGACCATTCTGGCGAAGAAGGTTGCGGGGATTGACATTCGCAAGCATGGTTCCGGCAATGCCGGGGCGACCAATACACTGCGCGTTCTCGGGCCGAAACTGGCAGGGATCGTGCTCGTCTTGGATGCAAGTAAAGGCGTGATCGCCGTCCTGTTGGCCAAACTGCTCGCTATGCCCGATCTGGTCGTCGCGGGTTCGGCCATCGCGGTGATTGTCGGCCACAACTGGCCGATCTTTTTCCGCTTTCGAGGTGGAAAAGGGATCGCGACGACGATCGGCGCTGTGTTGGCGCTGGTGACAGTACCAGCGCTGCTGGCCGGTGCGGTCGGACTTTTGGTGTTGTACGCGACGCGCTACGTGTCGCTTGCCGCGCTGAGTTTCACCGCGCTGTTGCCACTTTGCAGTTATCTTTTGCAGGCGCCAGATCAGTTTGTATGGTTTACGTCTGCAGCGTTTGTGCTGTCCTTGTGGGTGCACCGTGCGAACATCGGACGCTTGGTTGCTGGGAGAGAGAATAAGCTCGGAGCAAAAAGGTAAGGAGGAGAGCCCATGATTCAACATGTGGCTGTCATCGGGGCAGGAAGTTTTGGCACGTCACTCGCCAACGTGTTAGCAGGCAAAGGGTGCCAAGTCGATCTGTACGCACGCCGTCAGGATCAGGCAGATGAAATCAACCAAGAACATACGAACAACCGCTATCTGCCAGATGTGTCCCTCCATGAAGGGATATGCGCATCGGCAGACATCGCGCACGTGGTGCGGGACAAAAAGTGGGTGCTGATCGTCACACCGTCCTCGGTGTTTCGGGAAACGCTGCGGATGATGCGACCGCACCTCGACCCGGATGTGCGGATCGCGCATGCGACCAAAGGCTTTGATTTGGACACCGGGCAGCGCATGACACAGGTGATGGAAGAGGTGCTGACAGGGATCGACCCAGGCAGGTTTGCAGTCATCTCTGGTCCCTCCCACGCCGAAGAAGTGTCACGTCACATCCCGACCACCGTCGTGGCCGCATCGAGAAGTCAACGCACAGCAGAAGGATTTCAAGAGCTGATGATGACGCCCTATTTTCGCGTCTACACCAACCCTGATGTGATCGGTACTGAGATTGGTGGGGCTCTGAAGAACATCATCGCGCTTGGCGCTGGCATCTGCGACGGCTTGGGCTATGGAGACAATACCAAAGCGGCGCTGATGACGCGCGGTCTGACCGAGATCGTGCGACTTGGCGTGTCGCTTGGCGCGTCACAGATGACCTTATCAGGGCTCGCTGGGGTCGGCGATCTGATCGCCACCTGTACGTCGCTGCACAGCCGCAACTACCGGGCTGGTTTCGCGCTTGGACAGGGCAAAAGCTTGGAGGAAGTGCTCGATCAGATGGGCATGGTCGTCGAAGGGGTTCGTGCGACAAAAGCTGCGCACAAGATCGCCCTTGAAAAAGGCGTTGAAATGCCGATTACTTCGGCGATCTACAACCTGTTGTTCGAAGGCACACCGCCACGGACGGCAGTCGAAGAGCTGATGGGACGCCGTCGCATCCATGAGATGGAAGAAGTGGCGGAAGCAGTATCGCTGACTTGGGAGTCTTGATCGAGAAAGCGCTCTGCCTGTTGTGAGGGAGCGGTATGATCTGGTACAATAGGCGAGAGTTTGGAAACTTTTTTTGGTGCAGGGAGGAATCATTGTGAGCAACGTACCGAGCGATTTGAAGTATAGCAAAGAACATGAGTGGGTACGCGTTGACGGCAACCGCGCATACATCGGGATCACCGATTTTGCACAGTCCGAACTGGGTGATATCGTATTTGTCGAACTTCCGGAAGACGGCGACATCACGGCAAACACCACGTTTGGCACCGTTGAGTCGGTCAAAACCGTTTCTGACCTCTATGCTCCGGTTTCCGGCAAGATTGTGGAAATCAACGCCGCGCTGAACGACGCGCCGGAGAAGGTCAACGAATCTCCGTACGAAGACGCTTGGATGCTGGTTGTGGAACTGTCGGATGTTTCGGAGCTGGACAACCTGATGTCTGCTGACGAATACACCGCGCTGACCTCCAAGTAAGGTAGCAGCGGATGGAAACGTGGCGCGTTTTGAATACGGGATTTTCTGATCCCGCCTGGAACATGGCGGTCGATGAAGCCATTCTAAACGCTCATAGTCGGGGGCTCGTGCCTCCGACTATTCGTTTTTTTGGCTGGGACCCGCCAACACTTTCGATCGGCTATTTTCAGCGGTCGGCGAAAGAAGTAAATTTGGAAGCACTGCAAGCAAAAGGTCTTGGCTTTGTGCGCCGTCCGACAGGCGGACGAGCGGTCCTGCACGATCAGGAGCTGACCTACTCGGTGATCGTCACCGAGTCGCATCCGATGATGCCGAGCAGCGTCAATGAGAGCTACCGCGTCCTATCGATGGGACTGCTCGAAGGCTTTCGCGAACTGGGCTTTGCGGCGGAGATGGTGTCGCTCGCCGATGAAGAGGAGAAAAAGAAGTTCGAGTCGATGGGCTCAGCCGCTTGTTTCGACTCACCGTCCTGGTACGAACTGGTCGTCGAAGGCCGCAAAGTGGTTGGCAGCGCACAAGTGCGCCAACAGCATACGATCTTGCAGCACGGCTCGATCCTTTTAGACCTCGACGTTGAGCTTTTGTTCTCGGTGCTGACCTTTTCCTCCGAACGCATTCGCGAGCGGATGATGGAGACCTTCAAAGAACGTGCTGTGTCGATCAAGGACTTCTCTGGTGAAGTGATTTCCTACGACCGCGCCGTCGAAGCGTTTACGGTCGGATTTGCCCGTGGGCTTGGCATCAAGCTGGAAGCGGCAGGGTTGACCCCTTATGAGCAGGAGTTGGCCGAGCAACTGGTGCAAGAGAAATATGGCACCGATTCGTGGAATTTTAAAAAATGACCTGACATATCATGACATTCGGGAGGCAAACTTCCCGGGTGTCTTTTTTTATGCAAAGAGACAGCGAGGGCTTGTTCTACTTCTCAAATAATGGTCATAGAGTAGAACCATAGCACATCCCAAGCGTGTTGGACAAATTGTAGAGCCTGATCAGCATAATCTCGTTTTGGAGTCATATACATGTACTGTCCAATTGGGAGAGTTTGAGTTTCGGCTTTGATAGATGCCGTATTCGCCTTTCAAGGGGAGGGATCGGCTCACGGGGATTGCGTACAGAGTCAACGCCGATCAGAATAAGGAGGGAACAGAGTGGAAAAGTTCGACATTTTCAAAGACATCGCGGAACGGACCGGAGGCGACATCTATCTGGGTGTCGTGGGCCCTGTCCGGACGGGGAAATCTACTTTTATCAAGAAGTTTATGGAACTGATCGTCCTTCCGAACATCAAGGAAGAGGCGGACCGCGTACGCGCCACTGACGAGCTGCCGCAATCGGCTGCTGGTAAGACGATTATGACCACCGAGCCGAAATTCATCCCGAACCAAGCGGTTGAAATTGGCGTTGCAGAAGGGCTCGACATCAATGTCCGCCTTGTGGACTGCGTAGGCTACTGCGTCGAAGGCGCACGCGGCTACGAAGATGAGAACGGCCCGCGCATGGTAAGCACACCTTGGTTTGACGAGCCGATTCCGTTTCAGGAAGCGGCAGAAGTCGGTACGCGCAAAGTAATCGCGGACCACTCCACGATCGGCTTGGTCGTCACCACCGACGGCTCGATCGCAGAGATCGACCGCGACTCCTACATCGCAGCAGAAGAGCGCGTCATCGCGGAACTTAAAGAGATGGGCAAACCGTTTGTCATCGTGATCAATTCGACTGAACCACACTCTGAGCGCGCCGAATCGCTGCGCCAAGAGCTGATGGAAAAATACGACCAGCCGGTCATCGCACTCTCCGTGCAGGCGATGCGTCAAGAGGACATCATGGCAGTTCTGCGCGAAGCCCTGTATGAATTCCCTGTGCATGAAGTCAATGTTAACCTGCCGAGCTGGGTGATGGTGCTCGATCAAGAACACTGGTTGCGTTCCAATTTTGAAGAGTGCGTTCGTGAGACGGTCAAAGACATCCGTCGTCTGCGCGACATCGACCGAGTCGTCGCTCACTTCGGTGAATTTGAGTTCGTATCTCGTGCGGCGCTGGCCAATATGGATATGGGGCACGGTGTCGCCGACATCGACCTGATCGCGCCAGATGAGCTGTACGACCAAGTGCTGACCGAAGTGGTCGGTGTGGAGATCCGCGGCAAGGATCACCTCTTGCAATTGATGAAAGATTTCTCCTATGCCAAGCGCGAATATGACAAAGTAGCAGAAGCGCTGCGCATGGTGCGCATGACCGGGTATGGGATTGCGCCGCCGGTGCTGGAAGAAATGACGCTCGACGAACCGGAACTGATCCGTCAAGGATCCCGCTTTGGTGTCCGCCTGAAAGCGACTGCGCCATCGATCCACATGATCCGCGTCGATGTGGAAAGCGAATTCGCACCGATCGTAGGCACGGAGAAGCAGTCGGAAGAATTGGTGCGTTATCTAATGCAGGACTTCGAGGAAGA from Tumebacillus algifaecis encodes the following:
- the plsY gene encoding glycerol-3-phosphate 1-O-acyltransferase PlsY, with product MAVLFVMLIAYLLGSISTSTILAKKVAGIDIRKHGSGNAGATNTLRVLGPKLAGIVLVLDASKGVIAVLLAKLLAMPDLVVAGSAIAVIVGHNWPIFFRFRGGKGIATTIGAVLALVTVPALLAGAVGLLVLYATRYVSLAALSFTALLPLCSYLLQAPDQFVWFTSAAFVLSLWVHRANIGRLVAGRENKLGAKR
- a CDS encoding lipoate--protein ligase family protein, which encodes METWRVLNTGFSDPAWNMAVDEAILNAHSRGLVPPTIRFFGWDPPTLSIGYFQRSAKEVNLEALQAKGLGFVRRPTGGRAVLHDQELTYSVIVTESHPMMPSSVNESYRVLSMGLLEGFRELGFAAEMVSLADEEEKKKFESMGSAACFDSPSWYELVVEGRKVVGSAQVRQQHTILQHGSILLDLDVELLFSVLTFSSERIRERMMETFKERAVSIKDFSGEVISYDRAVEAFTVGFARGLGIKLEAAGLTPYEQELAEQLVQEKYGTDSWNFKK
- a CDS encoding NAD(P)H-dependent glycerol-3-phosphate dehydrogenase, with translation MIQHVAVIGAGSFGTSLANVLAGKGCQVDLYARRQDQADEINQEHTNNRYLPDVSLHEGICASADIAHVVRDKKWVLIVTPSSVFRETLRMMRPHLDPDVRIAHATKGFDLDTGQRMTQVMEEVLTGIDPGRFAVISGPSHAEEVSRHIPTTVVAASRSQRTAEGFQELMMTPYFRVYTNPDVIGTEIGGALKNIIALGAGICDGLGYGDNTKAALMTRGLTEIVRLGVSLGASQMTLSGLAGVGDLIATCTSLHSRNYRAGFALGQGKSLEEVLDQMGMVVEGVRATKAAHKIALEKGVEMPITSAIYNLLFEGTPPRTAVEELMGRRRIHEMEEVAEAVSLTWES
- the spoIVA gene encoding stage IV sporulation protein A — encoded protein: MEKFDIFKDIAERTGGDIYLGVVGPVRTGKSTFIKKFMELIVLPNIKEEADRVRATDELPQSAAGKTIMTTEPKFIPNQAVEIGVAEGLDINVRLVDCVGYCVEGARGYEDENGPRMVSTPWFDEPIPFQEAAEVGTRKVIADHSTIGLVVTTDGSIAEIDRDSYIAAEERVIAELKEMGKPFVIVINSTEPHSERAESLRQELMEKYDQPVIALSVQAMRQEDIMAVLREALYEFPVHEVNVNLPSWVMVLDQEHWLRSNFEECVRETVKDIRRLRDIDRVVAHFGEFEFVSRAALANMDMGHGVADIDLIAPDELYDQVLTEVVGVEIRGKDHLLQLMKDFSYAKREYDKVAEALRMVRMTGYGIAPPVLEEMTLDEPELIRQGSRFGVRLKATAPSIHMIRVDVESEFAPIVGTEKQSEELVRYLMQDFEEDPLKIWDSDIFGKSLAAIVREGISAKLSMMPENAQYKLKETLERIINEGSGGLIAIIL
- the gcvH gene encoding glycine cleavage system protein GcvH produces the protein MSNVPSDLKYSKEHEWVRVDGNRAYIGITDFAQSELGDIVFVELPEDGDITANTTFGTVESVKTVSDLYAPVSGKIVEINAALNDAPEKVNESPYEDAWMLVVELSDVSELDNLMSADEYTALTSK
- the der gene encoding ribosome biogenesis GTPase Der, which codes for MPTPVVAIVGRPNVGKSTLFNRLAGERISIVEDKPGITRDRIYASSEWLDHKFRMIDTGGIEVGEEDEILYRIREQAELAMHEADVIIFLVDGQDGVTNADKEVAQILYRTRKPIVLAVNKLDNPKMMQTIYDFYELGFGEPFGISTSHGTGLGDMLDEVAKNFPEDYDASYPEDVIKVSMIGRPNVGKSSLVNALLGEERVMVSEIAGTTRDAVDTEFVYDDQDYVLIDTAGMRKRGKVYENTERYSVMRAMSAIERSDVCCLVINAEEGIIEQDKKIVGYALEAGRAIIILVNKWDVLEKNDKTAIEFEKQIRKEFPFMPWAPVLFVSAKTKQRVHKILGMVKTASEHHSMRIPTSTVNSIIEDAVTMIAPPTDKGRKCRVYYTTQVAVRPPSFAVFVNDPELMHFSYQRYLENKLRDSFGFEGTPIKLFIRKRKQDEKN